The candidate division KSB1 bacterium DNA segment GTCAAATTTTTCTCGAAGCCGACGAAATTGCCGTGGGATATTACCGCACTGTACGAGTCGGGATTGTGTTACATGCGGCTGAAAAATTACGACCGCGCCCGGCAGCTTTTTCAGCAAATCGTGCGGGAGCAAGGCTCGCAGAGTGATTTCGGACGCTTCGCGCAGGCGAAGATTGATGAGCTGGAGGCAATGAAGAAATAAAACGCAAAAATAAAACCTCATATGTTGTCATTCCTCCCCAACCATTATTTTCGATCCGTCGTTAAGCCGGCAGCGCGATGGTCGTTGGCGTTGATCATGATATTCTTTATTGCGTGTGACTATAAGTCAGATCAAAGTAAGGGCCGCTTCGCAGTTGCAGCGACTTTTGTCGGCGCGAATGTTTGCGCCGAATGCCATCAGCGGCAAACCGAGTTGTGGCGCGGCTCGCATCACGATCGCGCGATGCAAGTCGCCGACAGTGCCACGGTGCTGGGCGATTTCAACCATGCGACTTTTAAAAAAGACGGGGTGACGACGACGTTCTTCAAAAAGCAGAATGACTATTTCGTACGCACCGAAGGGCCGGACGGCAAGCTGCAAGAATACAAAATCGCCTACACCTTCGGCGTTTATCCGCTGCAACAATATCTCATTGCTTTTCCCAACGGCCGCTATCAAGCGTTGAGTATTTGCTGGGATGCCCGGCCGGCGGCGGAGGGAGGGCAGCGCTGGTTCCATCTTTATCCCAACGAAAAAATCGACTACAAAGATCTTCTGCACTGGACGGGGCCGTACCAAAACTGGAACTTCATGTGCGCCGAGTGTCATTCGACGAATGTGCAAAAAAATTATTCGCTGCCTGAAGATCGCTTTAACACGAGCTGGTCGGAGATCAATGTTTCCTGCGAGGCGTGTCACGGGCCAGGCTCGCGGCATGTTGATTGGGCACACCAGCTCAAGCGAGGCCGTCGCGTTATTGATCCAACCAAAGCGTTAGCTGTCACTTTCGCGGACACGGCGGAGGGAACGTGGAGTTTCAAGCCCGGGCAAGCCATCGCCACCCGCACGCGCGCCCTGTCATCCCGCGCTGAGCTTGAGACATGCGCCCGCTGCCACGCTCGTCGCGCGCAAATTTGGAGCGCGTATCAATATGGCAGGCCACTGGCGGAAACGCATCGGGTCGCGTTGCTTGACGAGGGGGTTTATCATGCCGACGGTCAAACGATGGCGGTTGAAGAAGTTTATGAATACGGCTCGTTTCTGCAAAGTAAAATGTATGAGGCCGGAGTAACGTGTTCGGATTGCCATGATTCGCACAGTCTCCGTCTCCGCTTTCCGGGAAACGCGATTTGCCTGCAATGCCATCTGCCGGAAAAATACGATGTGCCGGCGCATCATTTTCACAAAATCAATACCGAGGCGGCGCAATGTGTTTCCTGCCACATGGTCGAGCGCAAATACATGGTGATCGATGGCCGCCGCGATCACAGCTTTCGCGTGCCGCGTCCCGATCTCTCAATGAAATTAAATACGCCGAATGCGTGCAATGAGTGCCACCAAGATCGCACGGCAAAATGGGCAAGTGAAACCGTGACGAAGTGGTACGGGACGAATTACAAAGATAAACGGCATTTCGGTGAAGCACTTTATGCCGGACAAACCGGACAGCCCGATGCCTCGAGCCAACTCATGTGGACGGTCGAAAACAAGAAAGTGCCTGGCATCATCCGCGCCACGGCATTAAGTCTTCTACAACAATATTTGAGCGCCACTACTCGCCAAACAGTCGAGCGGGCTATCACTGATGTTGACCCCTTGGTGCGGCGCGCGGCGGCAGCAGCACTTTCGTCGCTCGATCCGCAAACGCGGCTTTTGTTGGGCACGCCATTGTTGCATGATCCCATTCGCAGTGTTCGTTTGGAAGCTGTGCCGCTGCTCGCGAGTGTTCCGCCTGAATATTTTAACCCTGAACAGCGCTCGGCGTTTGACCGCGCCGTTGCCGAATATCGCGAATCGCAGCTTGGCAACGCCGATCGCGCGGAAACGCATGTCAATCTCGGATGGCTGGCGACGCAGTTTGGAGAGTTCGACGAAGCCGAAACGTCCTATCGCAACGCGATTCGACTGCAATCGTCTTTCATTCCGGCTTACATCAATCTCGCCGATTTATATCGCGCGCAAAATCGCGAGGGCGAAGCCGAAAAGATTTTGCGCCGGGCCCTGTCGATCGCTCCCGATCACGCCGACGCGCATCATGCGCTGGGCCTGTCGCTGGTTCGCCAAAATCGCCGGCAGGAAGGAATCGGCGAATTGGCCAAGGCGGCAAAACTGCGTCCGGACTCGCCGCGTTATGCGTATGTTTATGCGGTCGCCTTGCACGAAACGGGAGAGATTCGCAAAGCATTGCAGCTTTTGCAAACGGCGCACGAAAAATTTCCGCAAAATCGCGAGATTTTGATGGCGTTGATTGAGTATCACCGCGACGCTGGCAACCTTCAAGCAGCGAGTCGTTGGGCGCAAAAGCTTGTGGCGCTTGCGCCGCAAGACGCTGCTACGCGGCAATTGGTGGAAAGCTTGCGGATGAATAACAACGCCCCCGCTGTAAAAGAACCCCCACAGCAATAAAAGCTTGAAAAATTTTCGCGGGATTGCCATTGCAGTGGGCGAAAATCGGCGGTAAAGATTTTCGCCGCGCCTCTTGATCTTTTCCTGAAATTGGCGTATCATACAATCGATTCACCGGCTCAAATTTTCTGATTTCAAGCTTCGGAGGAACAAACCATGCAAGACAAAAAATCCTATCTGCAAATGCTGGCCGAACAATTGCAAGAATTGGACACCCAACTTGACGAGCTGAAAGTCAAGGCTCATTTGGCGAAAGCCGATGCGAAAGATGAGCTGCAAAAACAGATCGAAGAGCTGCGGGTGAAAAAAGAGATGGCGCAAGGCAGGTTGAAGCAATTGCAGGAAGCCGGCGACGAAGCCTGGGACGACCTCAAAGCCGGTCTGGAAAAAAGCTGGACGGAGCTGCGCGGCGCGTTTCGCAGCGCGATCTCCAAATTCACCGACGACAAAAAGCAATAATGCGGATCGGCCAGCGATATGGATTGCCGCTCGGCGCAGCCGTTTTTTACCTGGCGGCAGTTTGCCAAACTTCGCAACGCCAGCAAACGATGCTCGTCGTCACGTCGCATAAAGATGATGTGCGGCTGCAAACTCGCGTTACCGATGGCGCCGTGCTTATTGAAATTTTTAGCGAGAGCGGAATTGGCCATGCCGATTTTGAGCTTGCCGCCGGACAAACGCCGAAACGAATCGTGATGCGATTTTACTTGCGTGGTTTGGAAGAATTGCGTTTTGCCTATGGCGAAACCGTGGTTACGGCTTCGGTTTCGAGCACAGGTGAGCACGGCATTCGCCAGAGCATGAGCCGAGCCGGGGAGAAGCCGGTGGAGGCGAAAACGCTTGCCTCAAATAGTCCGTTCTGGATGAAGGTGCGGGTGGCGTCACGAGGCAAAACTCCTCTGCGCGAGGGTTATATCGAAGCCGAGACGCCGGAAGATTTTCTCCAAAGCGGTGCGCGACAGGCGTCCATTCAGTGGATCGATTTTTATAGATGAGTTTGTTTGCAAATTTCGATTCATGGTTGGCTGAACAGCCGGCAAACCGCGAAGCATTGTGCCGGAATATTTTTTCTTTGCCTTTGTAATATAAATTGACGGGCTTGCGCCCAAAGCACGTACCCGATGCAATCACACACTGATAACGGACGCGACACCGCGCCGGCTGAGACAATGGCGCCGGCAATAGCCGAAGATCGCACCTGGATTGAAGCAACGCTGCGCGGTGAGAAAGATGCGTTCGCCCAATTGGTGGCGAAATATCAAAAGCCGTTGTATGCGGCTTTGCGCCGGCTCGTGCGCCGTCATGATGACACAGACGATTTGTTGCAAGAAGCGTTTGTGCGGGCGTATCAGCATCTGAAGGATTTCGACCACAGCCGGCCGTTTTATCCGTGGCTGCATCGCATCGCGGTGAATCTGGCGATCACCTTTATCCAGCGCCGCAAGCGCCAATCCAATTTTAGCGGCTTGAATGTGGATGAAATTTTTCCGACCGCGCCGGTAACCGATCATCCCGATGAGAAAGCGGAACAGAGCGAGATGCTCGCCGCGCTGGAGAAGGCCATCGAGCGCTTGCCTGCCGAGCAGCGGGTGGTTTTGCTCTTGCGCACGCGTGAAGACATGAGCTATCAGGAATTGAGCGAGCATCTCGGCATTGAAATCGGCACGGTGATGTCGCGGCTGGCGCGGGCGCGAGAGAAACTGCGGGCGTGGTTAAGGCCGTATTTGGAGATTTCGAGCGCTGAACTCGAGCGATAACCGTTTCAACAGCATGTCAGTTCAAATTAAATTTGCATGTCAATAAACAATCGAAAAAATTTTGACTGCTCCACCGCGGCGGAGCACATGCACGAATTTCTCGACGGCGAGCTGCAATCCGATCTGCGCGCGACGATGGAAGCGCATCTTGCGAGCTGCGCGGATTGCGCCGTGACACTTGCGCAACTGCGCCAGATCGAAACGGCGCATCAGCAGCTCGACGAACAAATCCAGCCGCCGCCGGAGGCATATTGGCAAGCCCTGCCGTCGCGTGTGATGGAACGCGTGAAATTGTCCGACAAACGCCGTTTGCTGGCATTGCCGAAATTGCCACGTCTGAAATCTCCGAACAAACGAACGCCGCTTGCCGAACCAACCCGAGAGCACGATTTGCTCTATTTGTCGCCGGCGATGCAGAAATTCTTGCACGGTTCGGGAAAATATGTGTTGCCGTTGGCAGCGGTGGCGGCATTTTGCTTTTTTATGATTCGCGAGCTTTGGGAAAAACCGGAAACTTCGATCATGGCGGTTGCAACCTCGGAGCAACCAGCCGCCCGACTTGAGCCAAAAGAGGCGTTTGAAAAAGCCATGCCATCAACGCCGCAGCCGGCTCAAGAAACGCTTGCGGAAAAACCGGAGGTGGCGGCAAAAAAACTTCATCGGACGCAGCGTGAAACTGGATTAGCGCAGGACTCGTTTCTCGTCGCGGCGGCAGCACAGGGAGCAGAGGGGAGGCAGGGCGCGGGTCTTTCGTTTTATATCAAAATCGATTCGCCAATAACGTTTTCTGAAAGAAACCTGGCAGTGCGTGCACCATCGCAAACGGGTGAGGTTGGTACAAAGGCGGAAGCGCCGGTTTCAATTTCTGCAGAAAAACCATCCCAACCCGTTCCAGAATCGTTTGTAAAAGCTAAAGATCAACCGGCGGCGCCGGCGGAAGAAACGGCGCTACGGCAGGAAGTTAAAATCCTTTCCGCGGCTGATCGCGAAAACGAAGCGCAAGGTCGCGATGACCAAAGGAGGCTGTCTCACTCCCGCGCCGCGGTGTCTTCTGCCGAAGACCGCAGCGGCGTTTCAACTCCTGGCAAGCGCGCGGCGATGACACAGAAATCATCGGCGTACGCTGAAGCGCAACAACGCGCGCAACAAACTTCAGATTTAAAAAAGCGTGAGAAAATTTGGCGCGATTTTCTCGAATCCGATCCCGACTCGTCATGGCGGGCAATGGCGATCTTCGAGCTTGCGCGGACGCTTGCCGCCGCCAGCGACAGCACGACGAAGCCGGCGCAATTGGAAAAAACCATCGCGTTCTACCATGAACATGCGGCCACTCTGCGCGCACAGATGGGGGCTGCAGAATATGACCGCCAATTCGCGCGCCTCCAAATGTTGCTGAATTTTCGCAAGGCAAAATAAAATCCTCGGCATTTGCACCCCGCGCAGAATGTTCAATAAAAAAATTTTTTAAACAGAGTTGAATATGAAGCGCAATCATCATCTTTATACCGTTATGGACACAGGTGTGACTGTAAATCACGCGGGCTAAAAGCCTGGCGTAGGTTCGATTCCTGCCTTCCCACAAGTTTTGAGGAGCATCAAATCCTCGTATCTGTGTTCATTCTCTCCATTCACTATCCGCGTCATTCGTTAATCCGCTGTTAAAAAACTCCTTGTGGTCAATCAGAAAAAGATTATTTTAATAGTGTGGTTTTTGTTGCAAACAAGGGCGAGAAACCCGCAGCAAGTAGCGAGAAATTATAAATAAATAAGAAACTTGTTGGAGAGAAACATGGCAGGGATGACGCTGACTGAAAAAATTCTCCATCATCATGCGTTGGATTGGCCGAAAGATCACGTCAAGGCTGGCGACATCATCACCATTTCAGTGGATTGGACGATTGCCAGCGAGCTGGCGTGGAACGGCATGAACCTCACTTACGAGGCGCTCGGCCGGCCGCCGCTGTTCAACAAGGACCGCTTTTATCTCGCGCTCGATCATACCGTCGATCGCAACACGCTCGCCAGTGATGGCCGCACACAAAAATTGGTTCAACTGTCACGTAATTTCGCAAAAGAAGCAAGGCTCAAGTATTTTTACGACGCCAACCAAACCATCATGCACACCGAGTTTTTCCGGCAGCTCGTGCGGCCTGGCGAAATCGTGCTCGGCGCCGATTCACACACCAGCTCGCACGGCGGCATGGCGGCCCTGGCCATCGGCCTCGGCGGCGCGGACATTGCGATTGCCATGGTGCTCGGCCGCTCGTGGATTCAAGTCCCCGAAGCCATTCGCGTGCATTACGCCGGCCGCCTGCCGTTCGGCCTCACCGGCAAAGACGTGATTCTCAAAACCCTCGGCCAACTCGGCCGCAACACCGTGGCGATGGAGCGCACCGTCGAATTTACCGGCGACCATCTCGAAGATTTTTCCACGGATTTTCGTTTCACCATTGCCAACATGACCGCGGAGTTCGGCGGGTTGAACGGCATTTTTCCGGCGGACGGCCATGTCCTGCGCACCATGCAACAGCGCCGCGATCCGGAGTTTCAGCAGGGAGGATGGTGGTTTGCCGCAGATGATGATGCCAATTATGTGGAAACATTTCGCATCAACCTAAACGGTTTATCGCCGCAAGTGGCCAAACCGTTTTCGCCGGACAATGTTTTTGATGTGCAAGAAACAATTGGGCAAAAACTCGATGGCTGCTTCATCGGCGCCTGTACGACGACGGAAGAGGAGTTGATCCTCGCCGCGCTGGTTTTAGAGGCCGGATTTCGCGCCGGCATGAAGCCGATTGAAATCTCGACGAATTATCGCATCGTCGTGCCCGGCAGCTTGGAAATCGCCGAGAATTTGCGGAGGGCCGGCTTGCTCGAAATTTAT contains these protein-coding regions:
- a CDS encoding anti-sigma factor, translated to MSINNRKNFDCSTAAEHMHEFLDGELQSDLRATMEAHLASCADCAVTLAQLRQIETAHQQLDEQIQPPPEAYWQALPSRVMERVKLSDKRRLLALPKLPRLKSPNKRTPLAEPTREHDLLYLSPAMQKFLHGSGKYVLPLAAVAAFCFFMIRELWEKPETSIMAVATSEQPAARLEPKEAFEKAMPSTPQPAQETLAEKPEVAAKKLHRTQRETGLAQDSFLVAAAAQGAEGRQGAGLSFYIKIDSPITFSERNLAVRAPSQTGEVGTKAEAPVSISAEKPSQPVPESFVKAKDQPAAPAEETALRQEVKILSAADRENEAQGRDDQRRLSHSRAAVSSAEDRSGVSTPGKRAAMTQKSSAYAEAQQRAQQTSDLKKREKIWRDFLESDPDSSWRAMAIFELARTLAAASDSTTKPAQLEKTIAFYHEHAATLRAQMGAAEYDRQFARLQMLLNFRKAK
- a CDS encoding tetratricopeptide repeat protein; the encoded protein is MIFFIACDYKSDQSKGRFAVAATFVGANVCAECHQRQTELWRGSHHDRAMQVADSATVLGDFNHATFKKDGVTTTFFKKQNDYFVRTEGPDGKLQEYKIAYTFGVYPLQQYLIAFPNGRYQALSICWDARPAAEGGQRWFHLYPNEKIDYKDLLHWTGPYQNWNFMCAECHSTNVQKNYSLPEDRFNTSWSEINVSCEACHGPGSRHVDWAHQLKRGRRVIDPTKALAVTFADTAEGTWSFKPGQAIATRTRALSSRAELETCARCHARRAQIWSAYQYGRPLAETHRVALLDEGVYHADGQTMAVEEVYEYGSFLQSKMYEAGVTCSDCHDSHSLRLRFPGNAICLQCHLPEKYDVPAHHFHKINTEAAQCVSCHMVERKYMVIDGRRDHSFRVPRPDLSMKLNTPNACNECHQDRTAKWASETVTKWYGTNYKDKRHFGEALYAGQTGQPDASSQLMWTVENKKVPGIIRATALSLLQQYLSATTRQTVERAITDVDPLVRRAAAAALSSLDPQTRLLLGTPLLHDPIRSVRLEAVPLLASVPPEYFNPEQRSAFDRAVAEYRESQLGNADRAETHVNLGWLATQFGEFDEAETSYRNAIRLQSSFIPAYINLADLYRAQNREGEAEKILRRALSIAPDHADAHHALGLSLVRQNRRQEGIGELAKAAKLRPDSPRYAYVYAVALHETGEIRKALQLLQTAHEKFPQNREILMALIEYHRDAGNLQAASRWAQKLVALAPQDAATRQLVESLRMNNNAPAVKEPPQQ
- a CDS encoding aconitase family protein yields the protein MAGMTLTEKILHHHALDWPKDHVKAGDIITISVDWTIASELAWNGMNLTYEALGRPPLFNKDRFYLALDHTVDRNTLASDGRTQKLVQLSRNFAKEARLKYFYDANQTIMHTEFFRQLVRPGEIVLGADSHTSSHGGMAALAIGLGGADIAIAMVLGRSWIQVPEAIRVHYAGRLPFGLTGKDVILKTLGQLGRNTVAMERTVEFTGDHLEDFSTDFRFTIANMTAEFGGLNGIFPADGHVLRTMQQRRDPEFQQGGWWFAADDDANYVETFRINLNGLSPQVAKPFSPDNVFDVQETIGQKLDGCFIGACTTTEEELILAALVLEAGFRAGMKPIEISTNYRIVVPGSLEIAENLRRAGLLEIYQHAGYRINEPGCSMCLGIASDRALPGEIWLSSQNRNFHNRMGKGSIAWLASAPTVAASSFDMKITDPRPLLAQIDRAKWQRLVAPKSGLPAVVLTKPQPNYSAHAGPRASGNGKMQHVLIAGKAQIFGDNIDTDAIIAGEFCHLSDLKEIGAKAFYHFRPDFVKRVQAGENIIVAGEGWGCGSSREHAAWALKGAGVQAIIAKSFAYIHKRNLVNEAIPFLIVRDENFYAAIKDGEALEVDFVNGTVTHRGKIYHGEKLPPVMTGIMEHGGLVPHVRKELAEAA
- a CDS encoding sigma-70 family RNA polymerase sigma factor gives rise to the protein MQSHTDNGRDTAPAETMAPAIAEDRTWIEATLRGEKDAFAQLVAKYQKPLYAALRRLVRRHDDTDDLLQEAFVRAYQHLKDFDHSRPFYPWLHRIAVNLAITFIQRRKRQSNFSGLNVDEIFPTAPVTDHPDEKAEQSEMLAALEKAIERLPAEQRVVLLLRTREDMSYQELSEHLGIEIGTVMSRLARAREKLRAWLRPYLEISSAELER